The following proteins are co-located in the Paludibaculum fermentans genome:
- a CDS encoding glycosyltransferase family 2 protein — protein sequence MANPATVIIPCYNEVNGIRAVVEEIRAVLAHNAIEGEILVVDDGSSDGSAEAAATTGARVLRHRSNRGYGAALKTGIVAAKHSFIVIIDADGTYPAVYIPELLRMLERADMAVGARTGANVNIPLVRRPAKWVLNRLANYLSTSKIPDLNSGLRAFRREIAAQYFGILPNQFSFTTTITLAMHCDKYSVVYLPIDYLPRKGKSKIVPWDAASFLVLILRTAMLFRPLRVFLPIVLLCLVYGIVKMSIDLTHQPNISASALLAFVSALQILLIGMVGDAIATRLGRMSQAAPSSVTVEELGGPEK from the coding sequence ATGGCGAATCCGGCAACAGTCATCATCCCCTGCTACAACGAGGTCAACGGGATCCGCGCTGTGGTGGAAGAGATCCGCGCGGTGCTTGCACACAACGCGATCGAAGGCGAAATCCTGGTGGTCGACGACGGCTCCTCCGACGGTTCCGCCGAAGCCGCCGCCACCACCGGAGCCCGCGTCCTGCGCCATCGCAGCAACCGCGGCTACGGCGCCGCCCTCAAAACCGGCATCGTCGCCGCCAAACACTCGTTCATCGTCATCATCGATGCCGACGGCACTTACCCCGCCGTCTATATCCCCGAGCTCCTCCGCATGCTCGAACGCGCCGACATGGCCGTGGGCGCCCGCACCGGAGCCAACGTCAACATCCCCCTCGTCCGCCGCCCCGCCAAGTGGGTCCTCAACCGCCTGGCCAACTACCTCTCCACCTCAAAGATCCCCGACCTCAACAGCGGCCTCCGCGCCTTCCGCCGCGAAATCGCCGCCCAGTACTTCGGCATCCTCCCCAACCAGTTCAGCTTCACCACCACCATCACGCTGGCGATGCACTGCGACAAGTACTCCGTCGTCTACCTGCCCATCGACTACCTGCCCCGCAAAGGCAAATCCAAAATCGTGCCCTGGGACGCGGCCAGCTTCCTCGTGCTCATCCTCCGCACCGCCATGCTCTTCCGGCCCCTGCGCGTCTTCCTGCCCATCGTCCTGCTCTGCCTCGTCTACGGCATCGTGAAGATGTCCATCGACCTCACGCACCAGCCCAACATCTCCGCCTCGGCCCTGCTCGCCTTCGTCTCCGCCCTCCAGATCCTGCTCATCGGCATGGTGGGCGACGCCATCGCCACCCGCCTCGGCCGCATGAGCCAGGCCGCGCCCAGCAGCGTCACGGTGGAAGAGCTCG
- a CDS encoding B12-binding domain-containing radical SAM protein — MKVLLVNPFQVDLVQKKGRIYNRTWTPLDLAYCGAILEQDGIEVAILDANAEQLGPQEVAARAKGYDKVFITSTSLDRWQCPHLDIHPFLKTVHALNAVVPEVYVMGSHGTVKPEEMLEETRARAVLRGEPETTVRELCAGLPFSEVRGITWRDGGKVVHNQDQKPVQMEQLPMPAFHLLPMHQYHYEMLGGNFTLFEMSRGCASKCTFCLLKTYGVGVRKKSVERLVAEVEYGVKNFGIKTAYFMDLEFTVLRKQVVEFCKILIEKKLDFTWCCQTRLDLVDEELLALMKKAGCRLIHTGVEAGSEEVLRIVDKGITMPQIEKGMRLIHQAGIETACFFIMGFPESGKDEMGNIVSLAKRLSPTYALFHIAAPYPGTRLYEQVKNDPNIRFSDGSLFPEAIEGRFTLPELKAMTRKAYLSYYLRPSYVWARLMKGEIRPLASQFWLFLQFVRT; from the coding sequence GTGAAGGTCTTGCTCGTCAATCCATTCCAGGTCGACCTGGTCCAGAAGAAGGGCCGGATCTACAACCGTACCTGGACCCCGCTCGATCTCGCCTACTGCGGCGCCATCCTCGAGCAGGACGGCATCGAAGTCGCCATCCTCGACGCCAACGCCGAACAGCTCGGCCCGCAGGAAGTGGCCGCCCGGGCCAAAGGCTACGACAAGGTGTTCATCACCTCCACCAGCCTCGATCGCTGGCAGTGCCCCCATCTGGACATCCACCCCTTCCTCAAAACTGTCCACGCCCTCAACGCCGTCGTGCCCGAAGTCTATGTGATGGGCAGCCACGGCACCGTCAAACCCGAGGAGATGCTGGAAGAGACCCGCGCCCGCGCCGTCCTCCGCGGTGAACCCGAAACCACGGTCCGCGAGCTCTGCGCCGGCCTGCCCTTCAGCGAGGTCCGCGGCATCACCTGGCGCGACGGCGGCAAGGTCGTCCACAACCAGGACCAGAAGCCCGTGCAGATGGAACAGCTCCCCATGCCGGCCTTCCACCTGCTCCCCATGCACCAGTACCACTACGAGATGCTGGGCGGCAATTTCACCCTCTTCGAGATGTCCCGCGGCTGCGCCTCCAAGTGCACCTTCTGCCTGCTCAAGACCTACGGCGTCGGCGTCCGCAAGAAGAGCGTCGAACGCCTGGTGGCCGAAGTCGAGTACGGCGTAAAGAACTTCGGCATCAAAACCGCCTACTTCATGGATCTCGAGTTCACTGTCCTGCGCAAGCAGGTGGTCGAGTTCTGCAAGATCCTGATCGAGAAGAAGCTCGACTTCACCTGGTGCTGCCAGACCCGCCTCGACCTCGTCGACGAAGAACTGCTGGCCCTCATGAAGAAGGCCGGCTGCCGCCTCATCCACACCGGCGTCGAAGCCGGCAGCGAAGAGGTGCTGCGCATCGTCGACAAAGGCATCACCATGCCCCAGATCGAAAAGGGCATGCGCCTCATCCACCAGGCCGGCATCGAGACCGCCTGTTTCTTCATCATGGGCTTCCCCGAATCCGGCAAGGACGAGATGGGCAACATCGTCAGCCTCGCCAAACGCCTCAGTCCCACATACGCCCTCTTCCACATCGCCGCGCCCTACCCCGGCACCCGCCTCTATGAGCAGGTGAAGAACGACCCCAACATCCGCTTCAGCGACGGCTCCCTCTTCCCCGAGGCCATCGAAGGCCGCTTTACCCTGCCGGAACTCAAGGCCATGACGCGCAAGGCTTACCTGTCTTACTACCTGAGGCCCTCCTACGTCTGGGCCCGCCTCATGAAGGGGGAAATCCGGCCGCTGGCCAGCCAGTTCTGGCTGTTTTTGCAGTTTGTCCGAACCTGA